A region from the Streptomyces sp. 3214.6 genome encodes:
- the bldC gene encoding developmental transcriptional regulator BldC, giving the protein MTARTPDAEPLLTPAEVATMFRVDPKTVTRWAKAGKLTSIRTLGGHRRYREAEVRALLAGIPQQRSEA; this is encoded by the coding sequence ATGACCGCTCGCACCCCTGATGCTGAGCCGCTGCTGACCCCGGCTGAGGTCGCCACCATGTTCCGTGTGGACCCGAAGACGGTCACGCGGTGGGCGAAGGCCGGCAAGCTCACGTCGATTCGTACGCTCGGCGGACACCGCCGTTATCGCGAGGCCGAGGTCCGCGCACTGCTTGCGGGCATCCCGCAGCAGCGCAGCGAGGCCTGA
- a CDS encoding metallopeptidase family protein has protein sequence MLEMTREEFEELVAEALDRIPPELTRLMDNVAVFVEDEPPTEDPELLGLYEGTPLTDRGEWYAGVLPDRITIYRGPTLRMCASREEVVAETEVTVVHEIAHHFGIDDARLHALGYG, from the coding sequence GTGCTGGAGATGACGCGCGAGGAGTTCGAGGAACTGGTCGCCGAGGCGCTGGACCGGATTCCGCCGGAGTTGACGCGGCTGATGGACAACGTCGCGGTGTTCGTCGAGGACGAGCCGCCGACGGAGGATCCGGAGCTGCTCGGGCTGTACGAGGGGACTCCGCTGACGGATCGCGGTGAGTGGTACGCCGGGGTGCTGCCGGACCGGATCACGATCTACCGGGGGCCGACGCTGCGGATGTGCGCGTCACGGGAGGAGGTCGTCGCGGAGACCGAGGTGACGGTGGTGCACGAGATCGCCCATCACTTCGGCATCGACGACGCGCGGCTGCACGCTCTCGGTTACGGCTGA
- a CDS encoding DUF6274 family protein codes for MAASVRHETRALLRAHLSAASSYGHLTRHCLICHRLQRLAMDGATRGAQAPEGAVEGEGPSTA; via the coding sequence ATGGCGGCATCGGTCAGGCACGAGACGCGGGCGCTGCTCCGCGCGCATCTGTCGGCCGCGTCGTCCTACGGGCATCTGACCCGCCACTGCCTGATCTGCCACCGCTTACAGCGGCTGGCGATGGACGGCGCCACACGGGGCGCCCAGGCCCCCGAGGGAGCCGTCGAGGGGGAGGGCCCGTCCACGGCGTGA
- the hrpA gene encoding ATP-dependent RNA helicase HrpA translates to MSTHPAPGAPAPGTPALGTPALGALAPRLAELSLRDAHRLGRRLEGARRIRKPEARAAVLAEIEAEVAQVEERMALRRGRVPAVSYPEQLPVSQKKDEIAAAIRDHQVVIVAGETGSGKTTQIPKICLELGRGVRGMIGHTQPRRIAARTVAERVAEELRTPLGEAVGWKVRFTDQVNPDATFVKLMTDGILLAEIQTDRELRAYDTIIIDEAHERSLNIDFLLGYLAQLLPRRPDLKVVITSATIDPERFSRHFGDAPIVEVSGRTYPVEVRYRPLLEEDSDDADRDQITAICDAVEELQAEGKGDILVFLSGEREIRDTADALEKKKYRFTEVLPLYARLSHAEQHRVFQPHTGRRIVLATNVAETSLTVPGIKYVIDPGFARISRYSHRTKVQRLPIEPISQASANQRKGRCGRTSDGICIRLYDEDDFLARPEFTDAEILRTNLASVILQMTAAGLGEIEKFPFIDPPDHRNIRDGVQLLQELGALDPAQKDPRKRLTQTGRKLAQLPVDPRLARMVLEADKNGCVREVMVIAAALSIQDPRERPADKQTQADQQHARFKDETSDFLAYLNLWRYVREQQKERGSSSFRRMCKQEYLNFLRIREWQDIYTQLRTVAKQMGIHLNEEDAAEQNVHVSLLAGLLSHIGMKDVKDGNKNEYLGARSAKFAIFPGSALFKKQPRFVMSAELVETSRLWARVNAKIEPEWVEPLAGHLLKRTYSEPRWEKDQAAVMADEKVTLYGVPIIAQRKVNYGRIDPETSRELFIRNALVEGDWRTHHKFFADNRRLLSEVEELEHRARRRDIVVDDDTLFDFYEQRVPEHVVSGAHFDSWWKHKRHEQPDFLDFEREMLIRESAEAVTKADYPDSWRQGPLKFRVTYQFEPGADADGVTVHIPLQVLNQVTGEGFDWQIPGLREEVVTELIRSLPKPIRRNYVPAPNFAQRFLDQAVPLQEPLTTAMARDLKRMVGVPFEAEDFDWSRLPDHLKITFRIVDERRRKLAEDKDLESLKLRLKPKARQAISQAAAATAEQQGGEALERSGLTDWTIGALTRVFETRRAGQPVKAYPALVDDGDTVSVRLFDTEAEQAEAMWKGTRRLILRNIPVNPAKFASEKLTNAQKLALSANPHGSIQALFDDCAMAAADRLIADFGGPAWDEESYRKLYDKVRAEIVDMTARTVGQVQQVLAAWQACERRLKGVRSPVLLANLTDVRGQLDGLVKPGFVTWAGLRRLPDLMRYLVAVDRRLQQMPTGVQRDTSRMEKVHEMQDEYAWLLEQLPQGRPVPSSVLDIRWMIEELRVSYFAHALGTAYPVSDKRIVKAIDAAAP, encoded by the coding sequence ATGTCTACGCACCCCGCCCCCGGCGCCCCCGCTCCGGGTACTCCCGCCCTCGGTACTCCCGCCCTCGGCGCTCTCGCTCCCCGCCTGGCCGAGCTGTCCCTGCGCGACGCGCATCGGCTCGGGCGCAGGCTCGAAGGCGCGCGCCGGATCCGCAAGCCGGAGGCCCGTGCCGCCGTCCTCGCCGAGATCGAGGCGGAGGTCGCGCAGGTCGAGGAGCGGATGGCGCTGCGGCGCGGCCGTGTGCCGGCCGTGTCGTATCCCGAGCAGCTTCCGGTCAGCCAGAAGAAGGACGAGATCGCGGCCGCCATCCGTGATCACCAGGTCGTGATCGTCGCCGGTGAGACCGGGTCCGGCAAGACGACCCAGATCCCGAAGATCTGTCTCGAGCTGGGGCGCGGCGTCCGCGGCATGATCGGGCACACCCAGCCCCGTCGTATCGCCGCCCGTACGGTCGCCGAGCGGGTCGCGGAGGAGCTCCGGACGCCACTCGGTGAGGCCGTCGGCTGGAAGGTGCGGTTCACCGACCAGGTGAACCCGGACGCCACCTTCGTGAAGCTGATGACGGACGGCATCCTCCTCGCGGAGATCCAGACCGACCGTGAGCTGCGCGCCTACGACACGATCATCATCGACGAGGCCCACGAGCGGTCCCTCAACATCGACTTCCTGCTGGGCTACCTCGCCCAGCTACTGCCCCGCCGTCCGGATCTCAAGGTCGTCATCACCTCCGCGACCATCGACCCGGAGCGTTTCTCCAGGCACTTCGGCGACGCCCCGATCGTCGAGGTCAGCGGGCGGACATACCCGGTGGAGGTCCGTTACCGGCCGCTCCTCGAAGAGGACTCCGACGACGCCGACCGCGACCAGATCACCGCCATCTGCGACGCGGTCGAGGAGCTCCAGGCCGAGGGAAAGGGCGACATCCTCGTCTTCCTCTCCGGTGAGCGGGAGATCCGCGACACCGCGGACGCGCTCGAGAAGAAGAAGTACCGGTTCACCGAAGTACTGCCGCTCTACGCCCGGCTGTCGCACGCCGAGCAGCACCGGGTGTTCCAGCCGCACACAGGTCGCAGGATCGTTCTGGCCACGAACGTGGCCGAGACATCACTGACCGTCCCGGGCATCAAGTACGTCATCGACCCCGGCTTCGCCCGCATCAGCCGCTACAGCCATCGCACCAAGGTCCAGCGGCTGCCGATCGAGCCCATCTCGCAGGCCAGCGCCAACCAGCGCAAGGGCCGCTGCGGCCGTACCAGCGACGGCATCTGCATCCGCCTGTACGACGAGGACGACTTCCTGGCCCGTCCGGAGTTCACGGACGCGGAGATCCTCCGTACGAACCTGGCGAGCGTCATCCTGCAGATGACCGCGGCGGGCCTGGGCGAGATCGAGAAGTTCCCGTTCATCGACCCGCCGGACCACCGCAACATCCGCGACGGCGTTCAGCTGCTCCAGGAGCTGGGGGCGCTCGACCCGGCCCAGAAGGACCCCCGCAAGCGACTGACGCAGACCGGCCGCAAGCTGGCCCAGCTGCCCGTCGACCCCCGCCTGGCCAGGATGGTCCTGGAGGCCGACAAGAACGGCTGTGTGCGCGAGGTCATGGTCATAGCCGCCGCGCTGTCCATCCAGGATCCGCGCGAGCGCCCTGCCGACAAGCAGACGCAGGCCGACCAGCAGCACGCCCGCTTCAAGGACGAGACCAGCGACTTCCTCGCCTACCTCAACCTGTGGCGGTACGTCCGCGAGCAGCAGAAGGAGCGCGGCTCCTCCTCCTTCCGACGTATGTGCAAGCAGGAGTACCTGAACTTCCTGCGCATCCGTGAGTGGCAGGACATCTACACGCAGCTGCGCACGGTCGCCAAGCAGATGGGGATCCATCTGAACGAGGAGGACGCGGCCGAGCAGAACGTCCACGTCTCCCTCCTCGCCGGTCTGCTCTCGCACATCGGCATGAAAGACGTGAAGGACGGCAACAAGAACGAGTACCTGGGCGCGCGCAGCGCCAAGTTCGCGATCTTCCCGGGCTCGGCCCTGTTCAAGAAGCAGCCGCGCTTCGTGATGTCCGCCGAGCTGGTGGAGACGAGCCGGCTGTGGGCCCGCGTCAACGCGAAGATCGAGCCGGAGTGGGTCGAACCGCTCGCCGGGCATCTCCTGAAGCGGACATACAGCGAGCCGCGCTGGGAGAAGGACCAGGCGGCCGTGATGGCGGACGAGAAGGTCACGCTGTACGGCGTGCCGATCATCGCCCAGCGGAAGGTCAACTACGGCCGGATCGACCCGGAGACCTCGCGCGAGCTGTTCATCCGCAATGCGCTGGTCGAGGGCGACTGGCGTACGCACCACAAGTTCTTCGCCGACAACCGCCGGCTCCTCAGCGAGGTCGAGGAACTGGAGCACCGGGCCCGGCGCCGGGACATCGTCGTCGACGACGACACCCTGTTCGACTTCTACGAGCAGCGGGTGCCCGAACACGTGGTGTCCGGCGCGCACTTCGACTCGTGGTGGAAGCACAAACGACACGAGCAGCCCGACTTCCTGGACTTCGAGCGGGAGATGCTCATCCGGGAGTCGGCGGAGGCGGTCACGAAGGCCGACTATCCGGACTCGTGGCGGCAGGGCCCGCTGAAGTTCCGGGTCACGTACCAGTTCGAACCGGGTGCGGACGCCGACGGCGTGACGGTCCACATCCCGCTCCAGGTCCTCAACCAGGTGACGGGCGAAGGTTTCGACTGGCAGATCCCCGGTCTGCGCGAGGAGGTCGTCACGGAGCTGATCCGTTCCCTCCCGAAGCCGATCCGCCGCAACTACGTGCCGGCGCCGAACTTCGCGCAGCGTTTCCTGGACCAGGCGGTGCCTCTCCAGGAGCCGCTCACCACGGCGATGGCCCGCGACCTGAAACGCATGGTCGGCGTCCCGTTCGAGGCGGAGGACTTCGACTGGTCGCGACTCCCGGACCATCTGAAGATCACCTTCCGGATCGTCGACGAGCGGCGCCGCAAGCTGGCCGAGGACAAGGACCTGGAGTCGTTGAAGCTCCGGCTGAAGCCGAAGGCGAGGCAGGCGATCTCGCAGGCGGCCGCGGCCACCGCCGAACAGCAGGGCGGCGAGGCCCTGGAGCGTTCGGGCCTGACCGACTGGACGATCGGCGCGCTCACCCGCGTCTTCGAAACCCGTCGCGCCGGCCAGCCGGTGAAGGCGTACCCGGCGCTGGTCGACGACGGCGACACGGTCTCCGTACGCCTTTTCGACACGGAGGCGGAGCAGGCGGAGGCGATGTGGAAGGGCACGCGTCGGCTGATCCTGCGCAACATCCCGGTCAACCCGGCAAAGTTCGCATCCGAGAAGTTGACGAACGCCCAGAAGCTCGCGCTGTCCGCGAATCCGCACGGTTCCATCCAGGCGCTGTTCGACGACTGCGCGATGGCGGCCGCGGACCGGCTGATCGCCGACTTCGGCGGGCCGGCGTGGGACGAGGAGTCGTACCGGAAGCTGTACGACAAGGTGCGCGCGGAGATCGTCGACATGACGGCGCGGACGGTCGGACAGGTGCAGCAGGTCCTGGCCGCCTGGCAGGCGTGTGAGCGCCGTCTGAAGGGCGTACGCAGTCCCGTGCTGCTGGCAAACCTGACGGACGTGCGGGGGCAGCTGGACGGCCTCGTGAAGCCGGGCTTCGTGACCTGGGCGGGCCTGCGCCGGCTCCCCGACCTGATGCGCTACCTGGTGGCTGTGGACCGGCGGCTGCAGCAGATGCCGACCGGCGTGCAGCGGGACACCAGCCGCATGGAGAAGGTCCACGAGATGCAGGACGAGTACGCCTGGCTGCTGGAACAACTCCCGCAGGGCCGGCCGGTCCCCTCCTCGGTGCTGGACATCCGCTGGATGATCGAGGAGCTCCGGGTCAGCTACTTCGCCCACGCGCTGGGCACGGCGTACCCCGTCTCCGACAAGCGGATCGTGAAGGCGATCGACGCGGCGGCGCCGTGA
- a CDS encoding metallophosphoesterase family protein produces MARVRVPAAALNRLKPTQRRTRKNRRNPALELAARPNPWARALGMTAVVLLGAWLGLLIVGDVRVPVGPMNTTMTLRPSVTGGTKINVSPLGALSLDSHHAPVRLDVNVDQLDPVRSQALVDHPERLSGLQDEVARDVEHGTLDLAVRSCVAVVSGAAALGLAVYRRPRRALAAGGLAFTLLAASGATAFATWNPNSVLEPRFSGLLSSAPSLVGNARSIVTEFDVYQQELARLVTNVTKLYDVTSTLPAYQPDPTTVRVLHVSDIHLNPASWKIIASLVEQYKVNVIVDSGDTMDHGTAAENGFLDPIATLGAPYVWVRGNHDSLLTQRYLQGMKNVHVLDDGRAVTLAGLRFAGIGDPQFTPDRSTVPGADQTQEAAGARLAQALRAQKAVGTPADVAIAHEPSAARGTDGEVPLVLAGHLHHEQTEVMKKGTRLRVEGSTGGSGLRAVEGKYPDPIEASILYFDRDTRRLQAWDEIKLGGLGLTTAEVSRHLPKENQPGAAPSPSPSPAPPLTPSGTAPGTAPESAPATPSRTPSRTAP; encoded by the coding sequence ATGGCCCGCGTCCGCGTCCCCGCCGCAGCCCTGAACCGCCTCAAGCCCACCCAGCGCAGAACCCGCAAGAACCGCAGGAACCCCGCTCTTGAACTCGCCGCCCGCCCCAACCCCTGGGCCCGCGCCCTCGGCATGACCGCCGTCGTCCTCCTCGGCGCCTGGCTCGGCCTGCTGATCGTCGGCGACGTCCGCGTCCCTGTCGGCCCCATGAACACGACCATGACCCTGCGCCCGTCCGTCACCGGCGGCACGAAGATCAACGTCTCCCCGCTCGGCGCGCTCTCCCTGGACAGCCACCACGCCCCCGTGCGCCTCGACGTGAACGTCGACCAGCTCGACCCCGTCCGCTCCCAGGCCCTCGTCGACCACCCCGAGCGCCTCTCCGGCCTCCAGGACGAGGTCGCCCGTGACGTCGAGCACGGCACCCTCGACCTCGCCGTCCGCTCCTGCGTCGCCGTCGTCTCCGGCGCCGCCGCTCTCGGCCTGGCCGTCTACCGCCGCCCCCGCCGCGCCCTCGCCGCCGGCGGCCTCGCCTTCACCCTCCTGGCCGCCTCGGGCGCGACCGCGTTCGCCACCTGGAATCCCAACTCGGTGCTGGAGCCGCGGTTCTCGGGCCTGCTGTCCTCCGCGCCCTCCCTCGTCGGCAACGCGCGCAGCATCGTCACCGAGTTCGACGTCTACCAGCAGGAACTCGCCCGCCTGGTCACCAACGTGACCAAGCTCTACGACGTCACCTCCACGCTCCCCGCCTACCAGCCGGACCCGACGACCGTGCGCGTCCTGCACGTCTCCGACATCCACCTCAACCCAGCGAGCTGGAAGATCATCGCCTCGCTCGTCGAGCAGTACAAGGTCAACGTGATCGTCGACTCCGGCGACACCATGGACCACGGCACGGCCGCCGAGAACGGCTTCCTGGACCCCATCGCCACGCTGGGCGCGCCCTACGTCTGGGTCAGGGGCAACCACGACTCCCTCCTCACCCAGCGCTACCTCCAGGGCATGAAGAACGTGCACGTCCTCGACGACGGCCGCGCGGTCACCCTCGCCGGACTGCGCTTCGCCGGCATCGGCGACCCCCAGTTCACCCCCGACCGCTCCACCGTGCCGGGCGCCGACCAGACGCAGGAGGCGGCGGGCGCACGCCTCGCCCAGGCTCTGCGCGCCCAGAAGGCCGTCGGCACCCCGGCCGACGTGGCCATCGCCCACGAGCCGTCCGCCGCCCGCGGCACGGACGGCGAGGTGCCCCTCGTCCTGGCCGGCCACCTCCACCACGAGCAGACGGAGGTCATGAAGAAGGGCACCCGGCTGCGCGTCGAGGGCTCGACCGGCGGCAGCGGCCTACGGGCCGTCGAGGGCAAGTACCCCGACCCCATCGAGGCGTCGATCCTCTACTTCGACCGTGACACCCGCCGCCTCCAGGCCTGGGACGAAATCAAACTCGGGGGCCTGGGCCTGACGACGGCCGAGGTCAGCCGCCACCTCCCGAAGGAGAACCAGCCCGGCGCCGCCCCGTCCCCCAGCCCCTCGCCCGCCCCACCCCTCACCCCGTCGGGAACGGCCCCCGGAACCGCCCCCGAATCCGCCCCCGCAACGCCCTCCCGGACCCCCTCCAGGACGGCCCCGTAA